In Chitinophaga nivalis, a single genomic region encodes these proteins:
- a CDS encoding Gfo/Idh/MocA family protein → MSSKKTRREFLQQSVLAGAGIAVSAMGMPAASYARIMGANDRVNVGLVGFSDRARQALLPSFFNNNKELNFDLIAVSDIWNRRREEGKAFLEQQTGHNVQACMNNDELYRIKHLDAVFIASADFQHAWHTIEAVKNNCDVYSEKPFAETMEDARKALKAVKDSKRIMQVGTQRRSGNSYRLAADFIHAGKFGPITMVEMTWNVNQPGRWRRPELVSQIRESDTDWQRFLAGRPKDSWDPRKYLEYRLFWPYSSGIFGQWMTHQIDTVHWFSGLKHPRSAVANGGIYMWKDGRKNPDTLTAVFDYGPQDDPTSGFQVMYSSRFHNSAGGIKEIYYSNGGTIDMASNKISATGGLKEKEAQEMGLHANLLSEQTLKSTEVATTSANTGADQLTNAHVRNWMECVRKRVQPNAPIEAAYSHAIALIMGNAAYRTGMKATFDEATQEVMVGGKVFTL, encoded by the coding sequence ATGTCATCAAAAAAAACAAGAAGGGAATTCCTGCAACAGTCCGTACTGGCAGGAGCGGGGATTGCGGTCAGCGCCATGGGAATGCCGGCTGCCAGCTATGCCCGTATTATGGGCGCCAACGACCGGGTAAATGTGGGATTGGTAGGTTTCTCAGACCGGGCCCGCCAGGCGTTGCTGCCCAGCTTCTTTAATAACAATAAGGAACTGAACTTCGATCTCATTGCGGTATCGGATATCTGGAACCGCAGAAGGGAAGAAGGTAAAGCGTTTTTAGAGCAGCAAACGGGCCATAACGTACAGGCCTGTATGAATAATGATGAGTTATACCGGATCAAACACCTCGATGCCGTGTTTATCGCTTCCGCCGATTTCCAGCACGCCTGGCATACGATAGAAGCGGTGAAGAATAACTGCGATGTATATAGTGAGAAACCCTTTGCGGAGACCATGGAAGATGCCCGCAAAGCCTTAAAGGCGGTGAAGGATTCCAAAAGAATCATGCAGGTAGGCACGCAGCGCCGCAGTGGCAATAGCTACCGCCTCGCAGCCGACTTTATCCATGCCGGCAAATTCGGGCCGATCACAATGGTGGAAATGACCTGGAACGTGAATCAACCAGGCCGGTGGCGCCGTCCGGAACTCGTGAGCCAGATCCGCGAATCGGATACCGACTGGCAACGCTTCCTGGCCGGCCGCCCGAAAGACAGCTGGGACCCGCGTAAATACCTCGAATACCGCCTCTTCTGGCCCTATTCCTCCGGTATCTTCGGGCAGTGGATGACCCACCAGATCGACACGGTACATTGGTTCAGCGGATTGAAACATCCCCGCAGCGCGGTCGCCAACGGCGGTATCTACATGTGGAAAGATGGCCGCAAAAATCCGGATACCCTGACGGCCGTTTTTGATTACGGTCCGCAGGATGATCCTACCAGCGGTTTTCAGGTAATGTACAGCAGCCGTTTTCATAATTCTGCCGGCGGCATCAAGGAAATCTACTATTCCAACGGCGGTACCATTGATATGGCTTCCAATAAAATCAGCGCCACCGGCGGCCTGAAAGAAAAAGAAGCACAGGAGATGGGATTACATGCCAACCTGCTCTCCGAACAAACCTTGAAATCCACGGAAGTAGCAACTACCAGCGCCAATACAGGCGCAGATCAGCTCACCAATGCGCACGTGCGCAACTGGATGGAATGTGTGCGCAAACGGGTACAACCCAATGCACCCATTGAAGCGGCTTATTCACATGCCATTGCGCTCATCATGGGTAATGCGGCCTATCGCACCGGTATGAAGGCCACGTTTGATGAAGCCACGCAGGAGGTGATGGTAGGAGGAAAGGTATTTACCCTCTGA
- a CDS encoding aldo/keto reductase: MKKRKLGNSGLEVSTLGLGCMGLSFGYGPATDKTEAIRLLQTAFDSGVTFFDTAEAYGPYDNETLLGEALAPFRKEVVIATKFGFKDGIVGKGMDSRPEHIRAYVDEALTRLRTDVIDLLYQHRVDPAVPIEDVAGTVKDLIQAGKVKHFGLSEAGVQTIRRAHAVQPVAALQSEFSLWWQEPAQEILPVLEELGIGFVPFSPLGRGFLTGAIKEDTQFDSSDLRNSLPRLAEENRKANQAMVTLLQNIATEKQATPAQIALAWLLAQKPWIVPIPGTTKLHRLQENLGAAAIELTPADVVKIDKAAADITVQGDRYPAHLQSSVDR; this comes from the coding sequence ATGAAAAAGAGAAAACTTGGCAACAGCGGACTGGAAGTATCTACGCTGGGATTGGGCTGCATGGGCCTCAGTTTCGGGTATGGCCCCGCCACTGATAAAACGGAAGCCATCCGGCTGTTGCAGACAGCCTTTGATAGCGGTGTTACCTTTTTTGATACCGCAGAAGCATATGGCCCTTATGACAACGAAACCTTGTTGGGAGAAGCCCTGGCACCTTTCAGAAAAGAGGTGGTGATTGCCACTAAATTTGGTTTCAAAGATGGCATCGTGGGCAAGGGCATGGATAGCCGGCCAGAGCATATCAGGGCTTATGTAGATGAAGCGTTAACCCGGTTACGGACAGATGTGATTGATTTACTTTATCAACATCGGGTAGACCCTGCGGTGCCGATTGAAGACGTAGCCGGTACCGTAAAAGACCTGATACAAGCGGGTAAAGTGAAACACTTTGGTCTTTCCGAAGCAGGCGTACAAACCATCCGCCGGGCGCATGCCGTACAGCCGGTAGCGGCTTTACAAAGTGAGTTTTCGCTGTGGTGGCAGGAACCGGCACAGGAAATACTGCCGGTACTGGAGGAATTAGGCATTGGCTTCGTACCGTTCAGTCCTTTAGGCAGGGGATTTTTAACCGGCGCCATCAAAGAAGATACGCAGTTTGACAGCAGTGATCTCAGAAACTCGTTACCCCGTCTTGCTGAAGAGAACCGAAAAGCCAATCAGGCAATGGTTACGCTGTTGCAAAACATCGCTACGGAGAAACAGGCAACACCGGCACAGATTGCATTGGCCTGGCTGCTGGCACAAAAGCCCTGGATTGTTCCTATTCCGGGTACGACGAAGCTGCACCGCTTGCAGGAAAATCTGGGCGCCGCTGCCATTGAACTGACACCTGCGGATGTAGTAAAAATAGACAAAGCGGCGGCGGATATAACGGTACAAGGCGACAGATATCCTGCCCACTTACAGTCCAGCGTAGACAGATAA
- a CDS encoding helix-turn-helix domain-containing protein gives MDPIITFDRVADYNAFNNNDTLHPLVNVVDFARAAPRRQYKMHFGLYCIVLKQVKCGDIKYGNNAYDYQDGTLVFFAPGQVAAVTSKEYYQPSGMALVFHPDLLHGTALGKHMSDYSFFSYDTYEALHLSEKELKMVTDCFDKIAYELQQAIDKHSKKLIVSNIELFLNYCSRFYDRQFITRDHVHKGVLEKFEQLLQDYFRSDKPQLNGLPTVAWSADQLHLSANYFGDLIKKETGKSAQEYIQSKIIEVAKERIFDDRKSVSEIAYELGFRYPQHFTRLFKQRVGHTPNAYKFLNGMDGSFSA, from the coding sequence ATGGATCCCATCATCACCTTTGATCGTGTGGCAGATTACAATGCTTTCAATAATAATGACACCTTACATCCGTTGGTGAATGTTGTAGACTTTGCCAGGGCGGCGCCCCGGCGGCAGTATAAAATGCACTTCGGCCTGTACTGTATTGTATTGAAGCAGGTAAAGTGTGGGGACATCAAGTATGGTAATAACGCCTACGATTATCAGGATGGCACACTGGTATTCTTTGCGCCCGGACAGGTAGCTGCCGTAACAAGTAAGGAATATTATCAACCATCCGGTATGGCATTGGTCTTTCATCCTGATTTACTGCATGGTACGGCTTTAGGGAAGCATATGTCGGACTATAGCTTTTTCTCCTATGATACCTATGAAGCATTGCACCTGTCTGAAAAAGAGCTGAAAATGGTGACGGATTGTTTTGACAAAATAGCCTATGAATTACAACAGGCGATTGATAAACATAGTAAAAAGCTGATCGTATCCAACATAGAATTGTTCTTAAATTATTGCAGCCGTTTTTACGACCGGCAATTCATTACACGGGATCATGTACACAAAGGCGTATTGGAAAAGTTTGAACAACTACTACAGGATTATTTCCGATCAGATAAACCGCAGCTCAATGGTTTACCCACAGTCGCCTGGAGTGCAGACCAGTTACATCTTTCCGCCAATTATTTTGGAGACCTGATCAAAAAAGAAACCGGCAAATCAGCGCAGGAATACATACAGTCAAAAATAATCGAGGTGGCCAAAGAACGTATTTTTGATGATCGCAAATCCGTCAGCGAGATAGCTTATGAATTGGGATTCAGGTACCCGCAACATTTTACCCGCTTATTCAAACAACGGGTAGGCCACACACCGAATGCGTATAAATTCCTGAATGGAATGGATGGCTCCTTTTCAGCGTAG
- a CDS encoding ABC transporter ATP-binding protein, whose protein sequence is MKTINPDIDPNEVVISIRDLYKSFGNNHVLRGVDVDVHKGENVVVLGRSGTGKSVLIKIIVGLLQQDAGTVNVLGQEVDQLSNAELRELRLKVGFSFQSSALYDSMTVGENLAFPLKRNNKRLSKEQIDKMVDIVLDAVGLTQTINQYPSELSGGQRKRIGIGRTLILRPQIMLYDEPTAGLDPITCTEINNLINEVQRRFNTSSIIITHDLTCAKETGDRIAVMQEGKFVSQGSFDEVFRTDNDLIKEFYQYNFIQ, encoded by the coding sequence ATGAAAACAATCAACCCGGATATTGACCCGAATGAAGTGGTGATCTCCATCAGGGATTTATACAAATCCTTCGGCAACAACCACGTATTACGGGGTGTGGATGTGGATGTACACAAAGGGGAAAATGTGGTGGTATTGGGACGCTCCGGTACCGGTAAATCCGTACTGATAAAAATTATTGTAGGATTACTGCAACAGGATGCCGGTACAGTGAATGTATTGGGGCAGGAAGTGGATCAACTGAGCAATGCCGAACTGCGGGAGCTACGCCTGAAAGTAGGTTTCTCCTTTCAGAGCAGTGCCCTCTATGATAGTATGACCGTAGGGGAAAACCTGGCCTTTCCGCTAAAACGCAACAACAAACGCCTCAGCAAAGAACAGATCGATAAAATGGTGGACATTGTACTGGATGCGGTAGGCCTCACCCAAACCATTAACCAGTATCCGTCTGAGCTGTCCGGCGGACAACGCAAACGTATCGGTATCGGCCGTACGCTGATTCTCCGGCCACAGATTATGTTGTACGATGAACCTACTGCCGGCCTGGATCCTATCACCTGTACGGAAATCAATAACCTCATCAACGAGGTACAAAGAAGATTCAACACCAGCTCTATCATCATCACCCACGACCTCACGTGCGCCAAAGAAACCGGCGACCGGATTGCCGTGATGCAGGAAGGAAAATTTGTTTCACAGGGCTCCTTCGATGAAGTATTCCGTACAGACAATGACCTGATAAAAGAATTCTATCAATATAATTTCATACAGTAA
- a CDS encoding IPT/TIG domain-containing protein, with product MMKTCYLPFLAILLTISACKKNAANLYDNSPIIDSISPLFVAEGETFNIYGKNFSPIAENNDIKINGIPVTGAVTGNSIRAKLPKGVFPDDTTLVAELILKVTGFQKQDTTYFYSNLTPRVYSMAPLTVHIGDTITITGKGFADPRDRKAIIFIPPGDQGFGIIGKVTFINNSLIKLVVPPKVVSGELVFFTPINRFIIGNNIGGRYPITVIP from the coding sequence ATGATGAAAACCTGCTATTTACCATTCCTCGCCATTTTACTAACTATTAGCGCCTGCAAAAAAAATGCAGCCAACCTCTATGACAACAGTCCCATTATTGATTCCATATCACCGCTTTTTGTGGCAGAAGGAGAAACATTCAACATTTATGGTAAAAACTTCAGCCCGATAGCTGAAAACAATGACATAAAAATAAACGGGATTCCTGTCACCGGTGCAGTCACAGGTAATAGTATCCGTGCTAAATTGCCTAAGGGAGTTTTTCCTGATGATACAACTTTAGTTGCTGAACTTATCCTCAAAGTAACCGGATTTCAAAAACAGGATACCACCTATTTTTATTCAAATTTGACCCCCAGGGTCTATTCTATGGCCCCTCTAACTGTCCACATTGGCGATACGATTACTATAACGGGAAAAGGATTTGCAGATCCCAGAGATAGAAAGGCAATTATATTTATTCCCCCCGGTGATCAAGGATTTGGAATAATAGGCAAAGTCACATTTATCAATAATAGTTTAATCAAGCTAGTTGTTCCTCCTAAAGTAGTTTCGGGCGAACTTGTATTTTTCACACCGATTAATAGATTTATAATAGGGAACAATATTGGGGGGCGTTATCCTATCACAGTAATACCATAA
- a CDS encoding MlaE family ABC transporter permease, with protein MDANNGQPDKPLISAKTDAFFLGVYNVYVFMRRFFREALRPPLETSEFIRQCFQVGYKSLALISLTGFITGLVFTKQSRPSLSEFGATSWLPSLIAIAIVRALAPLVTALICAGKVGSSIGAELGSMKVTEQIDAMEVSAINPFKYLVVTRVMATTVCLPLLMAYTGMVGLLGSYLDIHANEQLSMVAFFHDAFKNITFLDFFASTIKAMVYGFTIGIVGCYQGYHATQGTQGVGKAANTSVVISMFLIFIEEIIIVTIVNWLR; from the coding sequence ATGGATGCAAACAACGGGCAACCCGACAAACCATTGATTTCGGCAAAGACAGATGCATTTTTTCTGGGTGTATACAACGTGTATGTATTTATGCGTCGCTTCTTCCGGGAAGCGCTGCGGCCACCGCTGGAAACGTCGGAGTTTATACGGCAATGCTTCCAGGTAGGCTACAAATCACTGGCGTTAATCAGTTTAACCGGTTTTATTACCGGACTGGTATTTACCAAACAATCGCGCCCCTCCCTCTCCGAATTTGGCGCTACCTCCTGGCTTCCTTCCCTGATAGCCATTGCAATTGTCAGGGCACTGGCGCCCCTGGTAACCGCGCTGATATGTGCAGGTAAGGTAGGTTCCAGCATCGGGGCAGAATTGGGCTCTATGAAGGTAACGGAGCAAATAGACGCCATGGAGGTTTCTGCCATCAATCCGTTTAAATACCTGGTGGTAACGCGGGTGATGGCCACCACAGTGTGTTTACCATTGCTGATGGCATATACCGGTATGGTAGGGCTGCTGGGATCTTACCTGGATATACACGCCAACGAACAACTCAGCATGGTCGCCTTTTTTCACGATGCCTTTAAAAACATCACCTTCCTCGATTTTTTTGCTTCTACCATTAAAGCGATGGTATATGGCTTCACCATCGGCATCGTGGGTTGCTACCAGGGATATCATGCCACACAAGGCACACAGGGCGTGGGTAAAGCCGCCAATACTTCGGTGGTGATTTCCATGTTCCTCATTTTTATTGAAGAGATTATCATTGTTACCATCGTAAACTGGCTCAGATAA
- a CDS encoding sugar phosphate isomerase/epimerase family protein: MKMKLLLTLTVSLALFLQSNAQTRWPRIGIATMVENDSLAAAAGFVCLEETVKKILSPAVSDSQFRAQLPRLLQARCRLQSCNVFIPGQLKLIGPAADEPAVLQYVETVMERAAKVGIQLIVLGSGEARRIPAGTDSTAAVQQFIRLVRKMADIAARHHCTIAIENLNRSETNFINTVAAANEIVQAVNHPAFKLTADIYHMLREEEPAAIIEKTAGNLVHCHIAEREKRAPPGVGKQDFRPYLAALHKIGYQGRIMLECRWENPAAQYLPAQQYLQAQIREVWYTTGIKK, translated from the coding sequence ATGAAAATGAAGCTGCTGCTGACTTTGACCGTTTCTTTAGCCTTATTTTTGCAATCGAATGCACAAACGCGATGGCCGAGGATAGGCATCGCCACCATGGTGGAAAATGATAGCCTCGCCGCCGCCGCCGGTTTTGTTTGCCTGGAGGAAACCGTCAAAAAAATATTATCCCCTGCCGTCAGCGACAGCCAGTTCCGGGCGCAGCTGCCACGGCTCTTGCAAGCCCGCTGCCGCCTGCAATCCTGTAATGTATTTATTCCGGGCCAGCTGAAACTGATAGGCCCCGCTGCAGACGAACCGGCCGTTTTACAGTATGTGGAAACTGTGATGGAGCGCGCAGCAAAGGTCGGCATACAACTAATTGTACTGGGTAGTGGGGAAGCCCGCCGTATTCCGGCAGGTACAGATAGTACCGCCGCCGTACAGCAGTTCATACGCCTCGTCCGGAAAATGGCGGATATCGCCGCCCGGCATCATTGTACCATCGCCATCGAAAACCTGAACCGCTCCGAAACCAATTTTATCAATACCGTGGCTGCGGCCAACGAAATCGTACAAGCAGTCAATCATCCTGCTTTTAAACTAACGGCAGACATCTACCATATGCTCAGAGAAGAGGAGCCGGCTGCGATCATCGAAAAAACAGCGGGTAACCTGGTGCATTGTCATATTGCAGAAAGAGAAAAGAGAGCGCCGCCCGGCGTGGGTAAACAAGACTTCCGGCCCTACCTGGCCGCGTTGCATAAAATAGGTTATCAGGGTCGTATCATGCTGGAATGCCGCTGGGAAAATCCGGCTGCGCAGTATCTGCCCGCACAGCAATACCTGCAGGCACAGATCCGGGAAGTCTGGTATACTACCGGCATAAAAAAATAA
- a CDS encoding calcineurin-like phosphoesterase C-terminal domain-containing protein — MLPLFRKGLCCALLLSFSSYLSAQSFFTGTIYLDKNNNGQRDAGEPGLPRITVSNGTDITLTGNNGQYQLPATGRHVFVIKPAAYKTATRKDGMPAFYQPIQPTQTSGYDMALYPTPVKKSLHMALIGDPQVNASDDINHFQNLVIRELYPENPDAIITLGDLCFDGQEILPAFKAALAVTGKPVYNCIGNHDISYEKTDYKDAAAGYEAVFGPAVYAFNEGPAHFVALNDVFYLGQKNYTGRLSPENLTFLKNDLQQVPREQLVVLYMHIPIDELENRQELFDLLAGHDRVLCVAGHTHTNYRTYYDRAQGWKGKYPLQLLVAGATCGSWWQGEHDAMGIPQAMMACGSPKGYWWLNISGNDYQLQFKASQYGKDYQMNIWAPEQKYEWDTLRNMTAQIAANTIIANVFAGSEKTTVQLQIDEGNWLPMQRTEQADPYFAYIIAQEKKGYYPTKMSSGYGDAEAASLKTSQHIWTLPVPAKLTPGLHRLKIRATDPCGLDAVSYKVLYTE; from the coding sequence ATGCTGCCACTTTTCAGAAAAGGCCTGTGTTGCGCGCTCCTGCTGTCTTTCAGCAGCTACCTGTCGGCACAGTCCTTCTTTACCGGAACCATCTACCTGGATAAAAACAACAATGGCCAACGCGATGCCGGCGAACCTGGTTTACCACGTATCACTGTTTCCAACGGTACCGATATTACCCTTACCGGCAACAATGGCCAGTATCAACTGCCAGCAACCGGCCGGCACGTATTTGTTATCAAACCTGCTGCGTATAAAACCGCTACCCGTAAAGACGGTATGCCCGCCTTTTACCAGCCGATACAACCGACACAAACCAGCGGATATGATATGGCCCTTTACCCAACACCCGTGAAAAAGAGCCTCCACATGGCTCTCATCGGCGATCCGCAGGTAAATGCCTCCGACGACATCAATCACTTCCAAAACCTGGTGATCCGCGAGCTGTATCCCGAAAATCCGGATGCCATCATCACACTCGGCGACCTTTGTTTCGACGGACAGGAAATCCTGCCGGCCTTTAAAGCCGCCCTCGCCGTAACCGGCAAACCCGTCTACAACTGCATCGGCAATCATGATATCAGCTACGAAAAAACAGATTATAAAGATGCCGCTGCCGGCTATGAAGCCGTGTTCGGTCCGGCGGTATATGCCTTTAATGAAGGCCCTGCGCATTTCGTTGCCCTCAATGATGTGTTTTACCTCGGCCAGAAAAATTATACCGGGCGGTTATCTCCCGAAAACCTGACCTTCCTGAAAAATGACCTGCAGCAAGTACCCCGCGAACAGCTGGTAGTATTGTATATGCATATACCCATCGACGAACTGGAAAACAGACAGGAATTATTTGACCTGCTGGCCGGACATGACCGGGTATTATGTGTAGCCGGTCATACACATACCAACTACCGCACCTATTACGACCGTGCCCAGGGCTGGAAAGGAAAATACCCTTTGCAACTGCTGGTAGCCGGCGCCACCTGCGGCAGCTGGTGGCAGGGCGAACACGATGCCATGGGCATTCCACAGGCAATGATGGCCTGCGGCAGCCCCAAAGGTTACTGGTGGCTCAACATCAGCGGGAATGATTATCAGCTGCAGTTTAAAGCGTCACAATACGGTAAAGATTATCAAATGAATATCTGGGCGCCGGAGCAAAAATATGAGTGGGATACCCTCCGTAACATGACGGCCCAGATTGCCGCCAACACCATTATCGCCAATGTATTTGCCGGCAGTGAAAAAACGACTGTTCAACTACAGATAGACGAAGGCAACTGGCTCCCTATGCAACGTACAGAACAGGCTGACCCTTACTTTGCGTATATCATCGCGCAGGAAAAGAAAGGTTATTATCCGACCAAAATGTCGTCGGGGTATGGCGATGCGGAAGCTGCTTCCCTGAAAACATCCCAACATATCTGGACCCTGCCCGTACCGGCAAAGCTGACACCAGGATTACACCGGCTGAAAATTCGTGCTACAGACCCCTGCGGCCTGGATGCCGTGAGTTATAAGGTGCTCTACACAGAATAA
- a CDS encoding DUF1801 domain-containing protein has translation MIITPESYIAALPEDRKAPVSRLRQEVLQHLPAGFAETIGYGMLAYVVPHTLYPAGYKCDPKLPLPFMNIASQKGHIAVYHMALYASSSLMDWFLEEWKQVSAKKPDMGKSCIRFKKPENIPFELIGALAGKVTPQEWIAIYETAFTK, from the coding sequence ATGATCATCACCCCCGAATCCTACATCGCCGCTTTACCGGAAGACCGCAAAGCACCTGTAAGCCGGTTGCGGCAGGAAGTATTACAACATTTGCCGGCTGGTTTTGCAGAAACCATCGGATATGGTATGCTGGCCTATGTGGTGCCGCACACCTTATACCCGGCCGGTTATAAATGCGATCCGAAACTGCCGTTGCCGTTTATGAACATTGCATCGCAGAAAGGGCATATCGCCGTATATCATATGGCATTGTATGCCAGCAGTAGTCTGATGGATTGGTTCCTGGAAGAATGGAAGCAGGTGTCTGCTAAAAAACCGGATATGGGGAAGAGTTGTATCCGGTTCAAAAAACCGGAAAATATTCCGTTTGAACTGATCGGCGCACTGGCCGGAAAAGTAACGCCGCAGGAATGGATTGCCATCTATGAAACGGCATTTACAAAATAA
- a CDS encoding gliding motility-associated C-terminal domain-containing protein: MLTMKRYIPLYLFCHFIMLSFLNPAQAQLTVKLTTNGGGITNCESRTLTTTVTGGSGNFQYNYGIIGAGSIRSENKPFIIIDPQPIIATTYSVIVYDNATGALGRSTVTVPPLASGDLNLFIPNVITPNGDGKNDTWEIRNANKDPYSAQVPIGAYKYKVLITNSNGATYLDNENTVGVNGWGNAFLNTGLISGITYWNGYRYNGTEVVPPDTYFYIITFYSCTYPGGKEFKGWIQVIY; encoded by the coding sequence ATGTTAACCATGAAAAGATACATCCCATTATACCTCTTTTGCCATTTTATTATGCTATCTTTCTTAAACCCTGCTCAAGCTCAACTTACTGTAAAGCTAACAACCAACGGCGGAGGTATAACCAACTGTGAATCCAGAACGTTAACAACTACTGTTACTGGTGGATCAGGTAATTTTCAATATAATTATGGGATTATTGGTGCTGGATCTATAAGATCGGAAAATAAACCTTTTATAATTATAGATCCCCAACCTATTATTGCAACTACCTATTCGGTTATAGTATATGATAACGCTACCGGAGCACTCGGGCGTTCTACAGTAACAGTACCACCCTTAGCATCAGGAGATTTAAACCTCTTTATCCCTAACGTCATTACTCCAAATGGAGATGGAAAAAACGATACCTGGGAAATCAGAAATGCGAATAAAGACCCTTACAGTGCGCAGGTACCTATCGGAGCTTATAAATACAAGGTGCTTATTACCAATTCAAACGGTGCTACTTATCTGGATAATGAAAATACTGTTGGCGTAAATGGCTGGGGCAATGCCTTCCTGAATACAGGTCTGATAAGCGGTATAACCTATTGGAACGGATACCGGTATAATGGAACAGAAGTGGTGCCTCCTGATACCTATTTTTATATCATCACCTTCTATAGTTGTACGTATCCCGGCGGAAAAGAGTTCAAAGGCTGGATACAGGTCATTTATTAA
- a CDS encoding MlaD family protein — protein sequence MQTTNNRRSVIVGLFIFVGLAIFTVAILALGGQRKIFVRSIKVNAVFNDVNGLAAGNNVWYSGVKIGTVKKITFLQHNQIEVVMNIENSTRQFIHKDVQVKVSTDGFVGNKIVVLSGGTTATPAVEDGDFLKVENALSTDEIMRTLQVNNKSLEVITGNLKIITKNLVDGQGTLGKLLTNDSVYNNLEATMATLRKTASNTQRLTDGLADYASKLQTKGALANDLVTDTVVFSKLRATATSLNAVASQANGVVQDLKTTTSQLNTNLNSNTSPAGVLLHDAATAEGIKQTIRNLESSTAKLDRNMEALQHNFLLRGFFRKEAKREKKEQAAAEKALQDSLRQQRP from the coding sequence ATGCAAACAACCAACAACAGAAGATCCGTTATTGTAGGCCTATTTATTTTTGTGGGATTGGCCATCTTTACTGTAGCCATACTGGCCCTCGGGGGACAACGGAAAATATTTGTGCGGTCGATAAAAGTGAATGCTGTATTCAACGATGTAAATGGACTCGCCGCCGGTAACAACGTATGGTACTCCGGTGTAAAAATCGGTACCGTCAAAAAAATCACCTTCCTCCAGCACAATCAGATTGAAGTGGTGATGAACATCGAAAACAGCACCCGGCAATTCATTCATAAAGATGTACAGGTAAAAGTAAGTACCGACGGATTTGTAGGTAATAAAATCGTAGTACTCTCCGGTGGTACCACCGCTACCCCTGCCGTGGAAGACGGTGATTTCCTGAAAGTGGAAAATGCCCTCAGCACAGATGAAATCATGCGTACCCTCCAGGTCAACAATAAAAGCCTGGAAGTGATTACCGGCAACCTGAAAATCATTACCAAAAACCTCGTAGACGGACAAGGTACGCTGGGCAAACTGCTGACCAACGACTCGGTATACAACAACCTGGAAGCTACCATGGCTACCCTCCGGAAAACGGCCAGTAACACCCAACGCCTCACCGATGGCCTGGCCGATTATGCCTCCAAGCTGCAGACCAAAGGCGCGCTGGCAAATGACCTGGTAACGGATACGGTTGTATTCAGCAAACTGAGAGCCACGGCCACCTCGTTGAATGCAGTAGCCAGTCAGGCCAATGGTGTGGTACAGGATCTGAAAACCACTACCAGTCAGCTCAATACAAACCTGAACAGCAACACCTCTCCTGCCGGCGTATTGCTGCACGATGCCGCTACCGCCGAAGGCATCAAACAGACCATCCGCAACCTGGAAAGCAGCACGGCGAAACTGGACCGGAACATGGAAGCCTTGCAACATAATTTCCTCCTGCGGGGATTCTTCCGCAAGGAAGCCAAACGCGAAAAGAAAGAACAGGCGGCCGCGGAAAAAGCACTGCAGGATTCCCTGCGGCAACAACGGCCTTAA